The Pontibacter korlensis sequence CATCGACCTTGGTGGCGTAGACGGTCTGCTTCACATCACAGATATTTCTTGGGGCCGTATCAACCACCCAGAGGAAGTATTGCAGCTTGACCAGAAGGTTAACGTAGTAGTGCTTGACTTCGATGATGACAAGAAGCGTATCTCTCTTGGCATGAAGCAGCTTACTCCGCACCCATGGGATGCACTTCCAGCTGAGATTGAGGTTGGCTCTAGAGTTAAAGGTAAAATCGTTAACGTGGCTGACTACGGCGCATTCCTTGAGCTGATGCCAGGCGTTGAAGGTCTAATCCACGTTTCTGAAATGTCATGGTCACAGCACCTGCGCAACCCACAAGACTTCATCAAGCAAGGCGACGAGGTTGAGGCAGTTGTATTGACACTTGACCGCGAAGAGCGTAAAATGTCTCTTGGTATCAAGCAGCTTACGGAAGATCCATGGACTAAAGAAGATGTGTTGACGAAATACGCTATCGGTACGAAGCACACTGGTATCGTTCGCAACCTGACAAACTTCGGTCTGTTCCTGGAGCTAGAAGAAGGTGTTGATGGTCTGGTACACGTATCTGACCTGTCTTGGACTAAGAAAATCAAGCACCCATCTGAGTTTGTTAAAGTTGGTGAGAACCTTGACGTAGTTGTTCTGGAACTTGATGTTCCTAACAGAAGACTGGCGCTGGGTCACAAGCAACTTGAGGAGAACCCATGGGATACTTTCGAATCTGTATTCAACATCGGCTCTACTCACAAAGCAACTGTTCTAGAGAAGTCTGACAGAGGCGCTACACTTGAGCTGCCATACGGCATTGAAGGTTTCGCGTTCCCTAAAGGTCTTGCAAAAGAGGATGGTTCTCAGGTTGAAGCTGGTGAGAGCCTTGACTTCAAAGTAACTGAGTTCTCTAAAGATGATCGTAAGATCATCCTTTCTCATACTGCTACACACTCTGAAGTAGATTCTGCAAGAACTGCAAGAGCTACTAAGAAAGCTGCCCCTGCAGCAGCTGGTGAGAAGAAAGATAAAGCTCCTAAAGTTCAGAAAGATGCTGAAAACAAGTCTACCCTAGGTGACCTGGATGCACTTTCTGCCCTGAAAGAGCAGATGCTTGAGAATGAAAAAGAAGCTGGCGTTAAGAAGTTAGAAGCTGCTGCTGCTAAAAAAGCAAAAGATTCTGATAACAACGAAGATTCTTCTGAGGACGAAAGCAACGCTTAATTAATCTTTAAGCTTGTTATACAACAAAAAAGCCCCGGAGCAATCCGGGGCTTTTTTGTTTCCTTAAATACCTGAAGCTTCCACAACAAAACTACAGCTAGTGATTATAACAGGCTTATAGCATAAGCTTGATAATATAAAGGAAGGCTCATAAACCTATTATAAGCTGGCAGCGCGGTAAATTAAGTGTATTGTTTAGCGATAGGAAAATCTCTTCAATAAGAGATCACTTTGTCTATGGACAGTTGATTTGAATATACATTCAAGTAAAGATGTATTATGTGGAGTTATCTATTTCTTTCTTTCTTGATAACTTCTAACGTGAACACGTAATCCTCGTCTTTCATGTTGTAAAGTCAAAAATATTTCACTTGTCTTGATAAATTGTTAATGATAAACATAAATTAATATGAAATTATACTTGATAGTGTCAAAAAATTATCAATCTTTGCTTATCGTTAATTTAAAAGCTCAAGAATCGTGTGTGGAATTGTATGTGCCTTCGAACTGAAGGAGGCTTCTGATGCCCTACGGCCTCAGATCTTAGAAATGGCGAAATGCATTCGCCACCGTGGACCAGATTGGAGCGGTATATTTAGTAATGACAAAGCTATTCTGGCGCATGAGCGTCTTGCCATAGTAGATCCTACTTCGGGTAAGCAGCCTCTATTCAGCCAGGATGGAAAGCTTGTGCTTGCAGCCAATGGCGAAATTTATAATCACCTGGATCTAAAAGAAAGGCTTAATATAGACTACAATTTCCAGACTAAGTCAGACTGTGAGGTTATTCTTGCGCTTTACAAAGAGAAAGGCATTAAGTTTCTGGACGACCTCAATGGCATATTTGGGTTCGCCATCTACGATATAGAGAACGACGAGTACCTGATTGCCCGCGACCACATGGGTATCATTCCGCTGTACATTGGCTGGGATTTTAACGGTACGTTCTATGTGGCTTCTGAACTCAAAGCTTTGGAAGGGAAGTGCGGAAAAATAGAGTTGTTTCCTCCTGGCCACTACTTGTCCAGTAAAGAAGAAGGTTTCCAGAAATGGTATGACCGTGATTGGATGGAGTATAAGAATGTAGCAGAGAATGAGACAAACATACAAGAGCTACGGGAAGCATTAGAGGCTGCAGTTCATCGCCAACTGATGAGCGACGTGCCTTACGGTGTATTACTTTCAGGTGGATTAGATTCCTCTATTACTTCTGCAATAGCAAAAAAGTATGCAGAGAAGCGGATAGAAAGTAAAGATGTTGACCCTGCCTGGTGGCCACGCCTGCACTCTTTTGCTATTGGCTTGGAAGGTTCGCCCGACTTGGCTGCAGCTCAGAAAGTGGCTGACCATATCGGGACGGTTCATCACGAAATAAAATTCACGATACAGGAGGGGATAGATGCATTGCGTGATGTTATCTATCACCTCGAGACGTATGATGTGACTACAGTTAGGGCTTCAACGCCTATGTACCTGATGGCTCGTGCCATTAAAGCTATGGGTATCAAAATGGTGCTTTCTGGCGAAGGGGCTGATGAGATCTTTGGAGGCTACTTATACTTCCACAAAGCTCCAAATGCCAAAGAGTTTCATGAGGAAACTGTTCGTAAGCTGGATAAGCTACACATGTACGACTGCCTGCGCGCTAATAAATCTTTGTGTGCCTGGGGGATTGAGGGACGTGTACCATTTCTGGACAAAGAGTTCATGGATGTTGCCATGCGTCTAAACCCACACGATAAGTTGATAAACGGAGAGCGAATGGAGAAGTGGGTGCTTCGAAAAGCATTTGAAGATTACCTTCCTGCTAGTGTGGCTTGGCGACAAAAGGAACAGTTCTCTGATGGGGTGGGGTACAGTTGGATTGATACATTGAAAGAAATGGTAAATGAAAAAGTTAGCGATGAGCAGCTGGCAAATGCGCGCTTTAGATTTCCAATACAGACACCCTCTACTAAGGAAGAGTATTATTACCGCTCTATTTTCTCTGAGCACTTTCCTAGTGATGCGGCGGCATTGTCCGTGCCATCCGTTCCTTCAGTTGCCTGCAGTACTCCGGTGGCATTGGAG is a genomic window containing:
- the rpsA gene encoding 30S ribosomal protein S1 — encoded protein: MSNSPENFDWDKFESQGFGGGYSKEEKAEMEKMYDDTLTTVQEQEVVTGTVVGITDRDVILNIGFKSDGLVPVSEFRDMPDLKPGDQVEVFIEDQEDPNGQLILSRKKAKIVSAWAKIYDALENDNVLEGVVKRRTKGGLIMDIHGVEAFLPGSQIDVKPIRDFDVFVGKKMEVKVVKINAAFDNVVVSHKVLIEKDLEQQRAAILNNLERGQVLEGVIKNMTNFGVFIDLGGVDGLLHITDISWGRINHPEEVLQLDQKVNVVVLDFDDDKKRISLGMKQLTPHPWDALPAEIEVGSRVKGKIVNVADYGAFLELMPGVEGLIHVSEMSWSQHLRNPQDFIKQGDEVEAVVLTLDREERKMSLGIKQLTEDPWTKEDVLTKYAIGTKHTGIVRNLTNFGLFLELEEGVDGLVHVSDLSWTKKIKHPSEFVKVGENLDVVVLELDVPNRRLALGHKQLEENPWDTFESVFNIGSTHKATVLEKSDRGATLELPYGIEGFAFPKGLAKEDGSQVEAGESLDFKVTEFSKDDRKIILSHTATHSEVDSARTARATKKAAPAAAGEKKDKAPKVQKDAENKSTLGDLDALSALKEQMLENEKEAGVKKLEAAAAKKAKDSDNNEDSSEDESNA
- the asnB gene encoding asparagine synthase B, whose product is MCGIVCAFELKEASDALRPQILEMAKCIRHRGPDWSGIFSNDKAILAHERLAIVDPTSGKQPLFSQDGKLVLAANGEIYNHLDLKERLNIDYNFQTKSDCEVILALYKEKGIKFLDDLNGIFGFAIYDIENDEYLIARDHMGIIPLYIGWDFNGTFYVASELKALEGKCGKIELFPPGHYLSSKEEGFQKWYDRDWMEYKNVAENETNIQELREALEAAVHRQLMSDVPYGVLLSGGLDSSITSAIAKKYAEKRIESKDVDPAWWPRLHSFAIGLEGSPDLAAAQKVADHIGTVHHEIKFTIQEGIDALRDVIYHLETYDVTTVRASTPMYLMARAIKAMGIKMVLSGEGADEIFGGYLYFHKAPNAKEFHEETVRKLDKLHMYDCLRANKSLCAWGIEGRVPFLDKEFMDVAMRLNPHDKLINGERMEKWVLRKAFEDYLPASVAWRQKEQFSDGVGYSWIDTLKEMVNEKVSDEQLANARFRFPIQTPSTKEEYYYRSIFSEHFPSDAAALSVPSVPSVACSTPVALEWDEAFKNLNDPSGRAVANVHADAYKKDLLSEVSN